A window from Streptomyces sp. NBC_00335 encodes these proteins:
- a CDS encoding adenosine deaminase gives MEHARDLTLLPKAHLHLHFTGSMRPSTLLELADKYGVRLPDALTSAEPPKLRATDERGWFRFQRLYDAARSCLREPDDIRRLVREAAEEDVRDGSGWLEIQVDPTSYAPLLGGMIPAVEIILDAVDAASRETGLGMRVVIAANRMKHPLDARTLARLAVRYADRGIVGFGLSNDERRGMARDFDRAFAIAREGGLLAAPHGGELTGPSSVRDCLDDLHAARIGHGVRAAEDPRLLKRLADRQITCEVCPASNVALGVYERHEDVPLRTLFEAGVPMALGADDPLLFGSRLAAQYEIARQYHAFTDTELAELARQSVRGSAAPAGVQEKLLAGIDHWITS, from the coding sequence ATGGAGCACGCACGCGATCTCACGCTTCTGCCGAAGGCCCACCTCCACCTGCACTTCACCGGCTCGATGCGACCGTCGACCCTGCTGGAGCTCGCCGACAAGTACGGCGTCCGGCTCCCGGACGCCCTGACCTCCGCCGAGCCACCCAAGCTCCGCGCCACCGACGAACGCGGCTGGTTCCGCTTCCAGCGGCTCTACGACGCCGCCCGCTCCTGCCTGCGCGAGCCCGACGACATCCGCCGCCTGGTCCGCGAGGCCGCGGAGGAGGACGTACGGGACGGCAGCGGCTGGCTGGAGATCCAGGTGGATCCCACCTCCTACGCCCCCCTCCTCGGCGGGATGATCCCGGCCGTCGAGATCATCCTCGACGCCGTGGACGCCGCCTCCCGCGAGACCGGCCTCGGCATGCGCGTCGTCATCGCCGCCAACCGCATGAAGCACCCCCTCGACGCCCGCACCCTGGCCCGGCTCGCCGTCCGCTACGCCGACCGCGGCATCGTCGGGTTCGGGCTCTCCAACGACGAGCGCCGCGGCATGGCCCGCGACTTCGACCGGGCCTTCGCCATCGCCCGCGAGGGCGGACTGCTCGCGGCCCCGCACGGCGGCGAGCTCACCGGCCCGTCCTCCGTCCGCGACTGCCTCGACGATCTGCACGCCGCCCGCATCGGGCACGGCGTACGGGCCGCCGAGGATCCGCGCCTGCTCAAGCGGCTCGCCGACCGGCAGATCACCTGTGAGGTCTGTCCGGCGTCCAACGTCGCCCTCGGGGTGTACGAGCGCCACGAGGACGTCCCGCTGCGCACCCTCTTCGAGGCCGGGGTCCCGATGGCCCTGGGGGCGGACGATCCGCTGCTCTTCGGGTCCCGGCTCGCGGCCCAGTACGAGATCGCCCGCCAGTACCACGCCTTCACGGACACGGAGCTCGCCGAGCTGGCCCGCCAGTCGGTGCGCGGCAGCGCGGCGCCCGCCGGCGTACAGGAGAAGCTGCTGGCCGGGATCGACCACTGGATCACCTCGTAG
- a CDS encoding UDP-N-acetylmuramate dehydrogenase, which produces MQELHDAPLAPLTTFRLGGPAARLVTATTDAEVVATVRAADESGTPLLVIGGGSNLVIGDQGFDGTALRIATTGFALDGTRLELAAGENWSEAVARVVDAGLAGIECLAGIPGSAGATPIQNVGAYGQEVCDTITEVVAYDRTRGETVTLSAADCAFSYRDSLFKHRPDRYVVLRVRFALEDAGGLSAPVKYPETARALGVEAGDRVPAAQARETVLRLRAGKGMVLDPADHDTWSAGSFFHNPILGDEAYAAFLARAQERLGPETAPPAYPAGEGRTKTSAAWLIDKAGFTKGYGEGPARISTKHTLALTNRGEATTEDLLDLAREVVAGVHAAFGVTLVNEPVTVGVSI; this is translated from the coding sequence GTGCAGGAACTCCACGACGCCCCCCTCGCCCCGCTGACCACCTTCCGGCTCGGCGGCCCCGCCGCCCGGCTGGTCACCGCGACCACCGACGCCGAGGTCGTCGCCACCGTGCGCGCCGCGGACGAGAGCGGCACCCCGCTCCTGGTCATCGGCGGCGGCAGCAACCTGGTCATCGGCGACCAGGGTTTCGACGGCACCGCCCTGCGGATCGCGACCACCGGGTTCGCGCTCGACGGGACCCGGCTGGAGCTCGCCGCCGGCGAGAACTGGAGCGAGGCCGTCGCCCGCGTCGTCGACGCCGGGCTCGCGGGCATCGAATGCCTCGCCGGGATCCCCGGCTCGGCCGGCGCCACCCCGATCCAGAACGTCGGGGCGTACGGCCAGGAGGTCTGCGACACGATCACCGAGGTCGTCGCCTACGACCGCACGCGCGGAGAAACGGTCACGCTCTCGGCCGCCGACTGCGCGTTCTCGTACCGCGACAGCCTCTTCAAGCACCGGCCCGACCGGTACGTCGTCCTGCGCGTCCGCTTCGCACTGGAGGACGCGGGCGGCCTGTCCGCGCCGGTCAAGTACCCCGAGACGGCCCGCGCCCTCGGCGTCGAGGCCGGCGACCGGGTGCCCGCGGCGCAGGCGCGCGAGACCGTCCTGCGGCTGCGCGCCGGCAAGGGCATGGTCCTCGACCCCGCCGACCACGACACCTGGTCGGCCGGCTCCTTCTTCCACAACCCGATCCTCGGCGACGAGGCGTACGCCGCCTTCCTCGCCCGCGCCCAGGAGCGGCTCGGCCCCGAGACCGCCCCGCCCGCGTACCCGGCCGGAGAGGGCCGTACGAAGACCAGCGCGGCCTGGCTGATCGACAAGGCCGGCTTCACCAAGGGCTACGGCGAGGGCCCCGCCCGCATCTCCACCAAGCACACCCTCGCCCTCACCAACCGCGGCGAGGCCACCACCGAAGACCTCCTCGACCTGGCCCGCGAGGTCGTCGCGGGCGTCCACGCGGCCTTCGGCGTCACTCTGGTCAACGAGCCGGTGACGGTCGGCGTCAGCATCTGA
- a CDS encoding DUF3291 domain-containing protein: protein MPDIPWSTPTRPAAGAEVYVMASRFETTSLTGALRFFLKSPGIVLQMRKAPGAHGVALRARVLRRTFLTLSAWEDRDALYRFAGSEPHRSSSRAAAAYTKEAGFVFWTVPAGELPIGWAEAERRLAEQARKQ from the coding sequence ATGCCCGACATCCCCTGGTCCACGCCCACCCGGCCCGCCGCCGGCGCCGAGGTCTACGTCATGGCCTCCCGCTTCGAGACGACGAGCCTGACCGGAGCACTGAGGTTCTTCCTCAAGTCGCCCGGCATCGTCCTCCAGATGCGCAAGGCCCCCGGAGCCCACGGGGTCGCCCTGCGGGCCCGGGTCCTGCGCCGCACCTTCCTGACCCTGTCCGCCTGGGAGGACCGGGACGCGCTCTACCGCTTCGCGGGCAGCGAACCGCACCGGTCCAGCTCCCGGGCGGCCGCCGCCTATACGAAGGAGGCCGGGTTCGTCTTCTGGACCGTCCCGGCGGGCGAGCTCCCCATCGGCTGGGCCGAGGCGGAGCGCCGCCTCGCCGAGCAAGCACGGAAGCAGTGA
- a CDS encoding DHA2 family efflux MFS transporter permease subunit, with translation MQDTKLRAPAVWALVITGAASFMAALDNLVVTTALPSIREDLGGKLEDLEWTVNAYTLTFAVLLMFGAALGDRFGRRRLFIAGTAVFTAASAAAALSPGINELIAARAVQGVGAAIMMPLSLTLLTVAVPAARRGMALGIYGALTGLAVASGPLIGGSLTEHISWQWIFWLNVPVGLALIPLSRMRLGESTAPQAKLDVPGTLLISGGLFGIVYGLVNANADGWTSPSVLTPLLVGAALVGAFVVHGFRSANPVLPMRLFRDRGFFGINMASLLMFVGMFGSIFLLSQFLQGVLGYSPTEAGLRMLPWTAMPMIAAPISGILSDRIGSRPVVVAGLALQAIGLGWFAVILGTEVSYAAQLPALIISGIGMGLFFAPASNALMSTVARADQGKAAGANSALREVGGALGVAVLASVFSAQGGYQSGQSFTDGTVPALWIGGAAVAVAAVLALLLPGRAEEKARAALSMEDLPTEDLPADDRGAAPAGGRAPEKVAV, from the coding sequence CAACCTCGTCGTCACCACCGCGCTCCCGTCCATCCGCGAGGACCTCGGCGGGAAGCTGGAGGACCTGGAGTGGACGGTGAACGCGTACACGCTCACCTTCGCCGTCCTGCTCATGTTCGGCGCGGCCCTCGGTGACCGGTTCGGCCGCCGGCGGCTCTTCATCGCCGGCACGGCCGTGTTCACCGCCGCGTCCGCCGCCGCGGCCCTGTCGCCCGGTATCAACGAGCTCATCGCCGCCCGGGCCGTCCAGGGAGTCGGCGCGGCGATCATGATGCCGCTCTCGCTCACGCTGCTGACCGTCGCCGTCCCCGCCGCCCGGCGCGGAATGGCCCTCGGCATCTACGGCGCCCTCACCGGCCTCGCCGTGGCGAGCGGGCCGCTCATCGGCGGCAGCCTCACCGAGCACATCTCCTGGCAGTGGATCTTCTGGCTGAACGTCCCGGTCGGACTGGCGCTCATTCCGCTCTCCCGGATGCGGCTCGGCGAGTCCACCGCCCCGCAGGCCAAACTCGACGTCCCGGGCACCCTGCTCATCAGCGGCGGGCTCTTCGGCATCGTCTACGGGCTGGTCAACGCCAACGCGGACGGCTGGACCAGCCCCTCCGTGCTCACCCCGCTGCTGGTGGGGGCCGCGCTCGTGGGCGCGTTCGTCGTCCACGGCTTCCGCAGCGCCAACCCGGTGCTGCCCATGCGGCTCTTCCGCGACCGGGGCTTCTTCGGCATCAACATGGCGAGCCTGCTGATGTTCGTCGGGATGTTCGGCTCGATCTTCCTGCTGAGCCAGTTCCTCCAGGGCGTCCTCGGCTACTCGCCCACCGAAGCCGGGCTGCGGATGCTCCCCTGGACCGCCATGCCCATGATCGCCGCCCCGATCTCCGGGATCCTCTCCGACCGCATCGGCAGCCGGCCCGTCGTGGTCGCCGGGCTGGCGCTCCAGGCCATCGGTCTCGGCTGGTTCGCCGTGATCCTGGGCACCGAAGTCTCCTACGCCGCCCAGCTCCCGGCGCTGATCATCAGCGGCATCGGCATGGGCCTGTTCTTCGCCCCCGCCTCCAACGCCCTCATGTCCACCGTCGCCCGAGCCGACCAGGGCAAGGCCGCCGGCGCCAACAGCGCCCTGCGCGAAGTCGGCGGAGCCCTCGGCGTCGCCGTCCTCGCCTCCGTCTTCTCCGCCCAGGGCGGCTACCAGTCCGGGCAGTCCTTCACCGACGGCACCGTCCCCGCCCTCTGGATCGGCGGCGCGGCCGTCGCCGTGGCGGCCGTCCTGGCGCTCCTGCTCCCCGGCCGGGCCGAGGAAAAGGCCCGGGCCGCCCTGTCGATGGAGGACCTGCCGACTGAGGACCTGCCGGCGGACGACCGGGGTGCGGCCCCGGCCGGCGGGCGCGCTCCCGAGAAGGTGGCCGTCTGA